In Ovis canadensis isolate MfBH-ARS-UI-01 breed Bighorn chromosome 3, ARS-UI_OviCan_v2, whole genome shotgun sequence, one DNA window encodes the following:
- the LOC138438030 gene encoding olfactory receptor 1L4-like → MDMKNYSSSISGFILLGLSSNPQMQKPLFAVFLVMYLITLVGNGLIILAIHSDSRLHTPMYFFLSNLSFMDICFTTVIVPNMLVNLLSETKFISYVGCLVQMYFFMALGNTDSYLLASMAIDRLVAICNPFHYGVVMSPRRCLLLLLGSCTISHLHSMLRVLLMSRLSFCASRVIKHFFCDTQPVLKLSCSDTSSSQMVVMTETLAVIATPFLCILFSYLRIIVTVLKIPSAAGKWKAFSTCGSHLTVVVFFYGSVIYVYFRPLSMYSVVKDRVATVMYTIVTPMLNPFIYSLRNKDMKKGLRKLRDQVYS, encoded by the coding sequence ATGGATATGAAGAACTacagcagcagcatctcaggCTTTATCCTCCTGGGCCTCTCTTCCAACCCCCAGATGCAGAAACCCCTCTTTGCTGTCTTCCTCGTCATGTACCTGATCACCCTGGTGGGGAATGGACTCATCATCCTGGCCATCCACTCTGACTCCCGGCTCCACACCCCTATGTACTTTTTCCTCAGCAACCTGTCCTTCATGGATATCTGCTTCACAACAGTCATCGTGCCCAACATGCTGGTGAACTTACTCTCAGAGACAAAATTCATCTCCTATGTGGGCTGTCTGGTCCAGATGTACTTCTTCATGGCCTTGGGGAACACCGACAGCTACCTGCTGGCCTCGATGGCCATAGACCGGCTGGTAGCCATCTGCAACCCCTTCCATTATGGTGTGGTCATGAGCCCACGGCGTTGCCTCCTCCTGTTGCTGGGTTCGTGCACCATCTCTCACCTGCACTCCATGCTGCGTGTGCTACTCATGTCCCGCCTGTCTTTCTGTGCCTCCCGTGTCATCAAGCACTTCTTTTGTGATACCCAGCCGGTGCTCAAGCTCTCCTGCTCTGACACTTCATCCAGCCAGATGGTGGTCATGACCGAGACCCTGGCTGTCATTGCCACCCCTTTCCTGTGCATTCTCTTCTCCTACCTGAGAATCATCGTCACTGTGCTCAAAATCCCCTCTGCGGCCGGGAAGTGGaaggccttctccacctgtggcTCCCACCTCACCGTGGTGGTTTTCTTCTATGGGAGTGTCATCTATGTGTATTTTAGGCCACTGTCCATGTACTCAGTGGTGAAGGACCGGGTAGCCACAGTTATGTACACAATAGTGACACCCATGTTGAACCCTTTCATCTATAGCCTGAGGAACAAAGATATGAAGAAGGGTTTAAGGAAATTAAGGGACCAAGTTTactcatag